AAAAAATCAACAAAATAAACATTTTGATATTTCAAAATTTAATGCTTTTGAATTAAGTCATTCTTATTTAAAAAATAATACATTAACTTTATATATTAGTTCAAAACTTTCTTTAGATGATTTAAATAATTACAAATTACAATATACAAATAAAAATCAGAATCATTTAGTTGATCTCGTTTATAGCGATAATAATAAATCAAATAAAATGTTTGTAGCACAAATTCAAAACATTAATAAAACTGATAAAATTTCTCTTTTAAATGTTCAAAAAAATGATATTATATACCAATTAAAATCAAACAATTATTTATTACCTCTTTTAGATTCTTTTAAACTTGAAGATAATGTTGTAATAAAAAGCATTACCGATTGAAAAACTTGAGATGAAACTCAAAATATACATACTTTTAGTTTGCAATTTTATGATAAAAATTTTAATAATTTAACAAATTTTCCTAATGAAATGCAACTTGTATTATTAAAGAAAAATAAACAAATAATAAATGTGAAATTTAACTATAAAAAAGGTAATCAATATAACCAAGTAGTAGAAACAGATAATTTTTCAAAATTAATTGCCACAGCCGAATCATTTGAAATTTCAGAAGTTGATAAAATTTTAGGAATACAAGTTAAGAAAAATAACGAAGAATGAAAATGACTTGAAAATATACCTAATATCGAAATAAAAAACCAAGATAATGGAAATGAATTTTTATCATTATTTAAAAAGGGGCCAAAATTAACTAAAATTTCAGTTGAAAATAATAATTTAGTGGTTAATTTTCAAAATTCTCAAGATTTTGTAAATAAAGAAATTGAATTAGAAATAAAAAGCTTAGATCCATTTAATCCTTTTTCTAATCTTTATAAATTAAAAAAGAATTCTCAAAACTCATTTATTTATGAAAATATTGATTTTCCTAAGGATATTTCAAAATTAATAGTAACTAAAATAAAAATAGATAAAGAATTATTTGAATATGATATTAATGATCAAGAAACTATATTTAATAGCGCTAATACTTTCAAAGAATTTCAAATTAACAAATTAAATTTTTATCTTGATAATAAAAATAGACAAATACTAGGTTCAGTTGCTATTGATTTTAATAATGATGATCTTGAAATTTTTCAAAATAAAAAATTAGAATTAACATTTAAACGTTTAAGTCCGTTTGTTGGTGAAACACAATATGAAAGCATTTATAATAATTTATTTCTTTCAGAACAAAAAGTACTCATTCCATTTAATAAGTTACAAAAATTTAATTTAAATGGTTTTTATGAAAATATTGAATATGAACTACAAAAAATAAGAATTGTTGATAGTTTTTCACTTAATGAATTTGTAAATGAAGCTAAATTTTCAAAAAGTTTAGAAAAATTAAATAACAAAAAATTATTATACAATTTCATAAATGACGACCAAAAAGATAATAATTTTATTTATAAAGAAAATACAGGCTGTACAAAAAATGATTTAATAAATAAAAAAGATCAAGAATCAAACATTGAATACACACTCCAAAATCATTATGCTATTGTCAATTACAAACGAGAAAATTGATATAAATATCAAGCAACTTTATTTGAAGATAAAATAAATAACAAAATAAAATCTAAAAATGAGTATTTAAATACTAATTTAGATAAATTTAATTTAATAAAAAATAATAAAAAAGTTAATACTCATTTTATTTCACCAAGAGAAATAATTAATAACTTAAGTTGAAATATTAACAAAGATTTTACAGAAGCTTCTATAACAAAAGATTTATCTTCTTTTAGTAATTTAGATAAACATTTAGATGATGCATTCTTTGTACTTGGTTTTGAATTTGACCCTAAGCAAAGACAAGTTATTGATATAATAGAACCTGAACCATTTTTTAGATACAACAAAACTGGTTATCGAATTAATTCTTCTGTAAAAAATATGTCTAAATCATTTGTTTATTTAACTATCCCTTACAAAAGAATATTAGAAGAACAAACTATCAATAACTTAGGTTTTGAATATTTAGCAATACGGAATTCAAAAGAAGATGAATTAAACTTAAAAAAACTAATTGATTTTAGATATAGTTTTAGCATTAAATACGATAACACAACAAAAAAATTGACATTTTCAATTAATTCAAGAAATGATGATATAAAAATTTTTGATACATTAGGTGATCATTATTTATCTTTAAATAATTCAGCTTTTTTAGGTAGTTCTTTATTTTTTGTTCATTGAGCTGATTTAAATGGGCAATTAAATCCTATAGAATATAAACCCATTTATAATAAAGAAATATTATCAATAGGTCTTGAACAATTAAATTTTAAAGATAATTATGAGCATTTAAAAACAACACTAGAAGGTTCATCTAAACGTGTTTATTTCAATAATAATGAAAAAAATGTACTTAACGCAAGACAAAGAGTATTTAATTTCGCTTCTCGGCAAATGCGTGGACAAGGTACTTGAAATGTAATTGGTAAAGTAAAACCTAATGATCCTAATGACTTTAAGTTTTTTATTACTACTAATCAACATGTTTGAGGTGAAAAAGAAATAAGAGAATTTTCTAATAATTATTTTAATCTTCCTATAGATCTTCCTGAACCGCAAGGTGGTTGAAACATTAATAAAAGCGATAAAAGAGGATTGGTGTTTGAATCAAGAAAATGAGCTAAACCTACAGTTGGTGTAAAAATTATTACAAACTTTCATAATGATAAAGCTTTTCCTACAAGTTATAAAGATTTCAAAAATAATTTCGGTGATATAAATTACAATAGTACATGAAATATTTATGGTGAAGGACAATATGGAAGAAATACTCATTCACTTTCTAGTGCTGATTTAATTGTTGCTATTGCTGATTTTAAAGACTTTTATTCAATATTTGAAGAAAAAGATAATAAAGTTTACTATGATGGCGTAGTTGTTGATCAAAATGATCCAAATATTTATAAAACATATAAATTCTTTAAAACATTAAAAGAATTAAAAAATCTTAAACCAAGTAAACATAACTTACATTTATCACAATTAGTTAATTTAAATTGATCACTAGCTTCTTTTCCAATTGGAAAACAAGCTGCTAATCCAGATAGCTTAGATGCAAAAAGATACCGTGAATATATAATTGGGAGTATGGATGAAAGAGGGATAGAAGGTCTTTTATATCCAGGTGCGATGTCAAAAATGCCAACAGTTCCTTTAAGTTCAAAAATATTTGATTTACAAAGTGGAGCATCAGGAAGTATGGCTTTTGATTCAGAAGGAAATATAACTGGACTAGTAACTGAATCTTCTTATTATCGTTCAAATGTTATGATAGTAGATACAAATGCTAATTCATTTTTTGGGAATGGTAGTACAACACAAAACCCAGGATCATTTTATGAAAGAATGAGACTACTAAGTTATTTATACCCAGAAAAATATGACTCCGAACAATTTAATAATTTACCTAATTGAGAAACAAAAACTGGTAAAAATATTTAAAACACCAAACACCTTTTTTTGGTGTTTTTATATTTATAAATCTTTATAAATAAGTTATTAAAACATAAAAACAAGCAATAAATTTGCTTTTTTCTTTTATTTTGTATAATAATATTATTATGAAAAATGATATTCAACAAAAAGTGTTTGAAACACTACAAAATTACACAAAAACAAAAATAAATTTAAATTCAGAGATTAAAGAACTAAATATAGATTCGCTTGATTTAGTACAAATTGTTGTAGAATTAGAATCTATATTTAATATTTCTGTTTCTGATGAAGAATTGTTAAATATCTCTAAAGTGATTGATATTATTGAAATTATTAAAAAATATTAGTTTTATTGTATAATAATAGAGCAAATATCACTTAGGGGTATAGTTCAATGGTAGAACAACAGGCTTCAACCCTGTGTGTTGTGAGTTCGAGTCTTGCTACCCCTGCCATTATTGATATTTCTAATAAAGTTGCTTTGGCAACTTTTTCTTTACAAAAAATACTAAAAAATTTGGCTATTATGCCAAATTTTATTTTTTATTTTTCTTCTTTATCTTTTTTATTTCTTTTGTTTACAAAGAAGAAAATCATTGCTGGAATAATTAGAACTGGAACAACTAATATCATTAATAATCAGAATGAATTTTTATAAGTATTTTCATCGTTTTGTAGAAGATTGTCTAACATATCACGATTATTTTCTGATGATTTTGTAAATTCAAGTTGTTTTAAATCATATGTAGATTTTCCAGTTTTTAGATCTGCAACTTGTTCTGTTAATTGTTGAATTTCTTTTGTTAATTTTATGTTTGGTAATTCATTTACTAAAACATTTTTAATTTGTTTAATTTGATCTTCTGAAATGTTATCATTTGCAACAATTTTACTCATAGTTTCAAATGTATCAACTCATTGAACTTCTCAAGCTAAATATTGGTCTTTAATTTCTTGTAATTTTTCAGCAGATGGATTTGCTAAGTAACTTGCCAATTCTTTTAAAGTTAATTCTTTAATTTTGTTATTACTTGTATTTGTATTAACTGTATCATTAAATGTTTTAACTGGAACATATTTTTTAGATATTTCATTTAATGTATTGTATGCATCAATTAATTGTTGATTTTCTGATTGTTCATTTAAATTTAAGTTAGCAACAGTTTGAACTTCATCAAAAATTCATGCATCAACTGGATTTTCTTTATTTAAATCTTTGAATTCTTGTAATTTGTAGTAGTAATTTAAGTATAAGTTAGATGTTTTAAATTCTTCTTTAGCTTCTTGAAGTTTAGCACTTAATGCTTTAGTTTGGAATGTTTTTGGATTATCAAAACTAAATTCCATATTTGCATATTCTTCTTTTACGTTATCTAATGTTTCTTGTAATTTAGCTTTTGGTTCTGCAAATTTTTCATCATTAGTTCCTTGAAGTATTCCTTCAATTTCTGTTAATAGATCTTCGTAGATTTTAGTTTCAACTTCTAAATCCTTGAATTCATCGATTGATAATTTTTCTTCTGTATATGTAAAAATTCCACCGTCATTTTCAGTAACAACATTTACTTTTTGTTTAATAACAAAGTCATTAAATACTTTCGAATTAAGATCATCTTTCTTTTCTATTAATGAAAGTTGGTTTCTAAATGTTCAACTCGCATATTTATCATTTTTTGTAACTTCATTATTTTCTGTTTGTTTTGAAATTCTATATTTTTCATCTTTTAAGTTAAAAGTGTAATTTTTGATAAATTTTGTTGGAGTAGCATCATTGAACATAGTTGTTTTTTTATCAGGATAATCTAATGAAGCTTCAACTAATTTAGTTTCTTTTTTAAATATAGCATTGATAACAACTTTTAAACTTTTATCAATTGCTGGAACTATTTGATTCTTAGCCTGATCTCAATATGGTTTAAATTGATCAATTGCTCTTAAATAAACAGTTTTTTGATTAATTATGTTTTCTTTGGTTTCAGGTTTTACAGATCATTCTTCAGAAGAATCTGTGCTTGTTAATTGATCATTTACGATTTCAAGTATTTTATCATATAAAGCAGTATAGTAATCTTTTGCTTCATTGGCTGTATCAACTTTGAATTGTCCTTCTTCCTGTCCATCAAATGGTTCTGCTTGGTGTTCTTCTTTACCAGCTGTTGATACTTCAAAACTTGCAATGATATCATTTTGTTTATTGTTTTGATTTGCATTTAAAGCAAAAGCAGCAGAAATAGCAGAAACTGATGATATTGCTAACAAGCTAGTAAGTAAAATTTTCTTTGACTTTTTCATATTTCCCTTTCTAAATATTCTATTTATTACTTAATTATATATTAATAATCTTTAAAATAAAAAAATATTTTTTTAACTTTTAAAAAGTTTATTTATAAAAAATTGACAAAAATGCAACATTTCACTATTTTTTTGCCTAAAAATACGATTTTTAGAATATAAAAAATTAGCAAATAGCTAATTCGGTCAAAAATGATATGGTGCCGTCAACTGGAATTGAACCAGCGACCCCTTCCTTACCATGGAAGTGCTCTGCCCCTGAGCTATGACGGCAAATGCTTTATTATTATACTTTATTTTTTTAAATTAGTATTAAAAACTGTATAATTTAAACAATATTATGAACCAAGAAACAGAAAAATTACAAAAATTTGTTTCTTCTTCTGGACTAATGAGTAGAAGAAAAGCAGAAGAAGAAATAACAAAAGGTTACTTTAAAATTAATAATAAAATAGCAAATTTAGGTGATAGAGTATCAAAAACAGATAAAATCTATTATAAAAATAAACTTGTTATAAATAATAATTCGCAAATTTATATAGTTTTAAATAAACCTAAATATGTTGTATCGACTTTAAGTGATCCTCAAGGAAGAAAAACAATTAAAAACTTTTTAAAAACTTCTGAGTATGTTTATCCAGTAGGAAGATTAGATTTTGATACAACAGGTATTTTATTAATTACAAATGATGGGGAATTAACGAATAAATTACTTCATCCTCGAAATAATATACCAAGAGTATATATAGCAACATTGCAAAAAAAATTAAGCGGTAAAGAACTTGATTTTTTAAATTCTAATAATGTTTTTATTGAAGGTAAAAGATCTTTACAAAAAGTTGTATATTTAGATGAGTTAAATTATGAAGTTACTTTGCAAGAGGGAAGATACCATCACGTAAAAAATTTATTTAAAGAAGTTGGAAATCTTGTTATAAACCTTCATAGAAAATCATTTGCATCTATTGAAGATTCTAATTTGCGAAGAGGACAATCAAGAGAATTAACAGCTAAAGAAATTGAAAGTTTAAAAAAATACCAAGCATTATAGTTTGGTATTTTTTATATTATTTTTTAAATAAACGATTATAGATTTGTGTATATTCTGAAACTGGTACAAATTCAATTTGTCTTTTAACTTCTTCAGGAACATCTACTAAATTCTTTTCATTGTTTTTAGGAATAAATATTGTTTTTATTCCAAACTTAGAAGCTGCTAGTGATTTTTCTTTTAAACCACCGATTGGTAGAACTTTACCTCTTAAAGTAATTTCTCCTGTCATTGCAACAGTTGGTGAAACTGGTTTTTTAGAAAGAGCACTAATTATTGCTGTTGTAAATGTTACTCCAGCACTTGGACCATCTTTTGGAACTGCTCCTTCTGGAACGTGAATATGAATTGTATTATTTTCAAAATCAAAATCAATATCAAATTCCTCTGCATGAGATCTTACATAATTTAAGGCAATTTGTGCTGATTCTTGCATAACTTCTTTTAAAGAACCTGTTAATTTTAATCCTTCTTTTCCTGCGAAAGTACTTACTTCAATTGCAAGTGTAGAACCACCATAACTTGTTCAAGCTAATCCATTTACTGAACCTATTTGATCTTCTTTTTCATTTTCTGCATCTTCAAATTTTATAGGTCCTAGGAAATTAGTTACTTCCTCTAGGGTAATATTAAATTCATCTTCAACTTCTTTACTTAATAGTTTAACAACTATTTTTCTTGCGATTTTATCTAAAATTCTACTTAATTCACGAACTCCTGATTCACGTGTGTAATATTTTATAATGTAATTTAAAATATCATCTGTAATTTTAAATTGATTTTTGGTTAGTGAATTAAATTCTAATACTTTAGGGATTAAGTGTTTTTTTGCAATTTGTAATTTTTCAATTGAAGTATATGAACTTAATTCAATCATTTCAACCCTATCAACAAGGGCTTCAGGGATATTTTCAAAATAGTTTGCAGTTGCTATAAATAATACTTTTGATAAGTCATATTCTATTTCTAAATAATGATCTTGGAAATTAACGTTTTGTTCGGGATCTAAAACTTCTAATAAAGCAGAAGTAGGATCACCACGATAATCAGCTGACATTTTATCTATTTCATCTAATAGAACAACCGGATTTGAAACACCTGCTTTTTTAATAGCATTAATAATTTTTCCAGGCATAGCACCTACATAGGTACGACGATGTCCTCTAATTTCACTTTCATCTTTAACTCCACCTAAAGATACCTTAATATAAGGTCTTTCAAGCGCTTTAGCTATTGAACGAACTAATGTTGTTTTTCCAACACCTGGAGGCCCTATTAATGTTAAAATTGGCATAGGTTGAGTTGATTCATTAACTAAACTTCCTTCCTTACTTACAAATAGTGTTTTATCAATAAAAAATTTATCAGTATCAGGTAATTTAATTAAATCATTTTTATGAGATTTTTGTAATTTATTGTGTGTTAAAACAGCAATAAATTCTAAAATTCTTTCTTTTGGGTCTTTTAAACCATAATGATGTTCATCTAGAATTTTTTTTGCATTTACTAAATCTAAGTTTTCTGAAGCCACTTTTCTTCAAGGTAAAACTTGTAATAAATCAACATAATTTTTTGAAATATTAGCTTCAGGACTTGCAGGCATCATATTTTTTGTTTTTGATTTTTCTTTTTCAATTGCTTTTATAACTACTTCTGGAAATTGTTGTTTTAGTTCTGCATTAGAAACTGATTCTTCATAATTTGTTTCAGTTTCTTCATCTCCTAATGATTTTTGAATAATTCTTAATCTTTCACGCAATAGAAATTCTTTTTGTTGTTCTTCTAATTCACCTCTTAATGTGCTATCAATTTCATTATCAATTAATTGTAATTTAAATTGAATCAAAATATATTCAAGAAGTTTTTCGGATTTTAAAACAAAATCATTTTCTTGAAATACTTTGTATTTTTCAGTAGTTTTTAATTTTTGCGCTTGGATTATTGTTAATAAAATTGATTTAGCTCCTGCTTCGTCTAAAGTTTGTACTGTGCTTGTTAATTGCTTTGCGATTTCATTAATATCAATTTGTCTTGATGAAGAATAATCATTTGTTGAATATGCTCCTTTTGAAAATACATCAGCAATTTTATTTAGCATTTCTTTAAGCATATCTAAATTAGAAACATATTCATTAACTTCTTCAACTTCTACATTTCCATCTTCGATTATATCTTCTTCAGTTTCTGAAACATTTAAAGGCAATATATTTTTTAATAAAACTTTCTTTAAACCTTTGAAAACAACAATTTTATTATTTGAATTCGTTTTATTTTGTGCTTTTACTTCTACTATTTCAGCAATAACTCCATATTCATAAAAATTTTCTAAAGTTTTTGTTGTTGGTGTGTGTTTTTTTAATGTCGTAATAACAATTTTTTCATTATTTTTTATAGCATAATCTAATATTTTTAAACTATCTATTTTTCCAATGGTGATTTCTAATAAATCATCTACCATTAAAACTTTATCTTTGATACCGATTATAGGATGTTTCATGTTATTTCCTTTCATTTTCATTATTACAAATTATAGCAAATTTTTAGCACTCTAACTAAAAAAGTGCTAAAAAATAAAAAAGAGTGATTAACTCTCTTTATTTTGTACCAAATAATCTATCACCAGCATCACCTAATCCTGGGACAATGTAATTATTTTCATTTAAATAATCATCCTTTGTTGCTAAATAAATATCAACATCTGGAAAAGCTTGTTGAATTCTTTCAACTCCCTTATCCACACCTACTAAACACACTAATTTTATATTAGTAAATCCTTCTTGTTTTAACCTGTTTATAGCATCGTATGCACTAACGCCTGTTGCCAACATAGGATCAACTACTAAAACGTATGAATCTTTTGAAACATTTGGAACTTTATAAAAGTAATCAATTGCTTCAAAAGTTTTTTCATCACGGTAAATTCCTATATGTCCAACTCTTGCCTGGGGAACTAAATCTAAAATTCCCTGAACCATACCTAGACCTGCTCTTAAAATAGGGACAATAACAATTTCTTTATCTAAAAAATATCCTGTTGTTTCTTCACCTATTGGTGTTTTTATTGTTGCTTGTCGAGGTTTATAATCTCTTAAAACCTCAAAAACCATTAATGATGCTATTTCATTTAAATTTTTTCTAAATACATCGTGAGAAGTATCTTTATTTCTCATTGTTGTTAATTTTGTTTTTATAAGTGGGTGATTAAATATTTCTACCATGGTTAGTTTCTCTTTTCTTCAAAAATTGCAACTGATTTACTCATTCCAAATCTATTTGCGCCAAGTTCTGCCATTTTTTGCATATCTTCGTATGATTTAATTCCTCCGGCAGCTTTTATTAAAAGCTTGTCTTGGGCAATTTTTTTCATGATCTGGATATCTTCAAAGTTGGCACCACGATAACTAAAACCTGTTGATGTTTTAATGAAATCAGCACCTGATTGTAATACTATTTCTGTAGCTTTTTCAATCTCTCAATTTGTTAATAATGCAGTTTCAACAATAACTTTTAAGACATTATTTCCACACGCTTCTTTAATTGCTTTAATTTCATTTAAAACATAATCATATTGACCATCTTTAAAACGACCAATGTTAATTACCATATCAATTTCTTTTGCTCCATGATTCAAAGCTAGTTTTGTTTCAAAAACTTTTGCTTGTGTACTCATAGCCCCTAATGGAAATCCAACTACTGTACAAATTAGTGTATTTGAATCTTTTAATTTTTCAAATGCATATTTAATTCAACTTGGATTTATACAAATGCTTCAAAAATTATATTTTTTAGCTTCATCTATTAATTTGTCAATCTCTTTTTGTGTTGCTTCTGGTTTTAATAAAGTATGATCTACCATTCTGTTATATTCCATATTTTCTCCTACTGAATTTTTTTAAGTATAATTGGACTTTCAATTTGATTGTCATTTATTTGTCAAAAATCTTTTAAGTCATCAATTATATCTTGCGGAATCGGATTTGATGAATATAAAGTGAATAAAACTTCTCCATCAATAACTTTTTCATTTGTTAGTTTATTTAAATAAATTCCAGCTTCATTATCAATTTTATCTTCTTTGGTTTTTCTTCCTGCACCTAATTTCATAGCAGCGATTCCAAATTCAAGTGAACTTAAAATTTCTAAATAACCTGATTTATGAGCAATAATTTCTTTTTTGTATTTTGGTGCGTATCAATTTTTATCAAAGATTTCATCAATATTTCCACCTTGTGATTTAATTCAATCTTTGAATTTTTCAAAAGCTTTACCATTTTCAATAACTTCATCAATTAATTTTTTTGCTTCTGCTAAAGTTTTTGCTTTATTTGTTTCTAATAATAAACTTGTTGCAGATGAATAAATTAATTCCTTAAATTGCTCAGGTCCATTTCCTTTTAAAGTATCAACAGCTTCTAAAATTTCATTTTTATTACCAATAGCTCTTCCTAGTGGTTGTTGCATATTTGTAATTTCAACTAAAACTTTTCTACCTAGGTTTTTTCCAATATTAACCATTTGGTTTGCTAGTTCAGTAGCTTCTTCTATATTTTTCATAAAAGCACCTGAACCACATTTAACATCTAATAAAATCACATTAGAACCAGTTGCAAGTTTTTTAGACATAATACTTGAAGCTATTAAAGGGATTGATTGAACTGTTGCAGTTACATCTCTTAATGCATAAATTAATTTATCAGCAGGTACTAATTCTTTATCTTGTCCTACTAAAGCTAAACCATGTTCTTTAACTGTTTGTTTAAATTCTTCATCTGTTAATGAAATTTTAAAACCACTAATTGTTTCTAATTTATCAATAGTACCACCGGTGTGACCTAATCCACGTCCTGACATTTTTGCCATTGTTAAACCTAAAGAAGCGAGTAACGGAGCTAAAACTATACTAGTTTTATCTCCAACACCACCAGTTGAATGCTTATCAACTACTATGGTATTTAAAAAATCTCAATTTAGAACTTTCCCACTATTCATCATAGCTTCTGTTAAATAAGAAATTTCTTTATCAGTCATTGATTTTAGTCTAATGGCCATTAATAAACTAGCCATTTGATAATCAGGAATATTTTTATTTACATAATTTGTAATAATAAAATTTATTTGTTCTTGATTTAATTCTTTTCCGTTAGCTTTTAAATCAATTAAATCTATCATTCTCATTATTGATAATCCTTAGCGACTGATAAAGCTAATTCCATCATTTTATTAAATGATTTTTCTCTTTCATCACTTGTGGTGTATTCATTTGTTACTAAATTATCAGAAATGGTTAAAAGACATGCAGCTTTTTTATTTAGTTTTTGTGCTATTGTGAATAATCCATAACTTTCCATTTCAACACAAGCAGCATTATTACTTCTTGATTTTCTTGTTTCAACATTTTCGTCGGTATAAAAAGCATCTTCTGAATGAATATGTAAAGTTTTTAAATCAATGTTTAATTCTTTTGAACTATTTTCAATTTGTGAATTTAGTATTTCATTAGGAAAAGCCGTATGTTCTTCTGGAAGACTAAAAGCTTTTCTAAAACTTATATTTTCTCCATAACAGCTAGAAGCTAATACTAAATCATAAAGCGCTAAATCCTTTTCATATGATCCAGCAGAACCGACTCTAACAATAGCTTCCACTCCATAGAAATTATATAATTCATAAGCATAAATTCCAATTGAAGGAATTCCCATTCCTGATGCACACACACTTAC
The nucleotide sequence above comes from Mycoplasma zalophi. Encoded proteins:
- a CDS encoding pseudouridine synthase translates to MNQETEKLQKFVSSSGLMSRRKAEEEITKGYFKINNKIANLGDRVSKTDKIYYKNKLVINNNSQIYIVLNKPKYVVSTLSDPQGRKTIKNFLKTSEYVYPVGRLDFDTTGILLITNDGELTNKLLHPRNNIPRVYIATLQKKLSGKELDFLNSNNVFIEGKRSLQKVVYLDELNYEVTLQEGRYHHVKNLFKEVGNLVINLHRKSFASIEDSNLRRGQSRELTAKEIESLKKYQAL
- the deoC gene encoding deoxyribose-phosphate aldolase, which produces MEYNRMVDHTLLKPEATQKEIDKLIDEAKKYNFWSICINPSWIKYAFEKLKDSNTLICTVVGFPLGAMSTQAKVFETKLALNHGAKEIDMVINIGRFKDGQYDYVLNEIKAIKEACGNNVLKVIVETALLTNWEIEKATEIVLQSGADFIKTSTGFSYRGANFEDIQIMKKIAQDKLLIKAAGGIKSYEDMQKMAELGANRFGMSKSVAIFEEKRN
- a CDS encoding thymidine phosphorylase, which codes for MRMIDLIDLKANGKELNQEQINFIITNYVNKNIPDYQMASLLMAIRLKSMTDKEISYLTEAMMNSGKVLNWDFLNTIVVDKHSTGGVGDKTSIVLAPLLASLGLTMAKMSGRGLGHTGGTIDKLETISGFKISLTDEEFKQTVKEHGLALVGQDKELVPADKLIYALRDVTATVQSIPLIASSIMSKKLATGSNVILLDVKCGSGAFMKNIEEATELANQMVNIGKNLGRKVLVEITNMQQPLGRAIGNKNEILEAVDTLKGNGPEQFKELIYSSATSLLLETNKAKTLAEAKKLIDEVIENGKAFEKFKDWIKSQGGNIDEIFDKNWYAPKYKKEIIAHKSGYLEILSSLEFGIAAMKLGAGRKTKEDKIDNEAGIYLNKLTNEKVIDGEVLFTLYSSNPIPQDIIDDLKDFWQINDNQIESPIILKKIQ
- the deoD gene encoding purine-nucleoside phosphorylase; the protein is MTPHINAKDNEIAKYVLMPGDPLRAKYIAENYLTNVKLVSNVRNVFMYTGDYKGNKVSVCASGMGIPSIGIYAYELYNFYGVEAIVRVGSAGSYEKDLALYDLVLASSCYGENISFRKAFSLPEEHTAFPNEILNSQIENSSKELNIDLKTLHIHSEDAFYTDENVETRKSRSNNAACVEMESYGLFTIAQKLNKKAACLLTISDNLVTNEYTTSDEREKSFNKMMELALSVAKDYQ
- the lon gene encoding endopeptidase La, coding for MKHPIIGIKDKVLMVDDLLEITIGKIDSLKILDYAIKNNEKIVITTLKKHTPTTKTLENFYEYGVIAEIVEVKAQNKTNSNNKIVVFKGLKKVLLKNILPLNVSETEEDIIEDGNVEVEEVNEYVSNLDMLKEMLNKIADVFSKGAYSTNDYSSSRQIDINEIAKQLTSTVQTLDEAGAKSILLTIIQAQKLKTTEKYKVFQENDFVLKSEKLLEYILIQFKLQLIDNEIDSTLRGELEEQQKEFLLRERLRIIQKSLGDEETETNYEESVSNAELKQQFPEVVIKAIEKEKSKTKNMMPASPEANISKNYVDLLQVLPWRKVASENLDLVNAKKILDEHHYGLKDPKERILEFIAVLTHNKLQKSHKNDLIKLPDTDKFFIDKTLFVSKEGSLVNESTQPMPILTLIGPPGVGKTTLVRSIAKALERPYIKVSLGGVKDESEIRGHRRTYVGAMPGKIINAIKKAGVSNPVVLLDEIDKMSADYRGDPTSALLEVLDPEQNVNFQDHYLEIEYDLSKVLFIATANYFENIPEALVDRVEMIELSSYTSIEKLQIAKKHLIPKVLEFNSLTKNQFKITDDILNYIIKYYTRESGVRELSRILDKIARKIVVKLLSKEVEDEFNITLEEVTNFLGPIKFEDAENEKEDQIGSVNGLAWTSYGGSTLAIEVSTFAGKEGLKLTGSLKEVMQESAQIALNYVRSHAEEFDIDFDFENNTIHIHVPEGAVPKDGPSAGVTFTTAIISALSKKPVSPTVAMTGEITLRGKVLPIGGLKEKSLAASKFGIKTIFIPKNNEKNLVDVPEEVKRQIEFVPVSEYTQIYNRLFKK
- the upp gene encoding uracil phosphoribosyltransferase; the protein is MVEIFNHPLIKTKLTTMRNKDTSHDVFRKNLNEIASLMVFEVLRDYKPRQATIKTPIGEETTGYFLDKEIVIVPILRAGLGMVQGILDLVPQARVGHIGIYRDEKTFEAIDYFYKVPNVSKDSYVLVVDPMLATGVSAYDAINRLKQEGFTNIKLVCLVGVDKGVERIQQAFPDVDIYLATKDDYLNENNYIVPGLGDAGDRLFGTK
- a CDS encoding acyl carrier protein, translated to MKNDIQQKVFETLQNYTKTKINLNSEIKELNIDSLDLVQIVVELESIFNISVSDEELLNISKVIDIIEIIKKY